The following are encoded together in the Capsulimonas corticalis genome:
- a CDS encoding glycoside hydrolase family 125 protein, with protein sequence MQTRRHFLKAGLGAAALIAAGRELPLFGADAVRAPQFASKRPPLGDRRFQSEAVEQKIGEMRGRIADPELAWMFENCYPNTLDTAVNFQDAGGNPDTFVITGDINAMWLRDSSAEVWPYLPLAKTDLKLLRLLQGVILRQSQCILLDPYANAFLQDPNEKSEWLSDYTIMKPGVHEHKWEIDSLCYPIRLAYGYWTATGDTAPFDAQWEQAMDSVVATFRDQQRKDGRGGYYFQRDGAKPGPQDPIPDSAYGSPIKPNGLICSRFRPSDDPTTYQFLIPSNFFAMVSLRQMATMLDKVRHNPQKAAQANDLANEIEHALRKHATQKHPTRGKVYAYEMDGLGHSILTDEATNTPSLLSLPYLGACKTSDKTYQATRRLVWSKDNPWFFEGKYTGVGGPHTGPDLIWPIGLMMYGLTSTSESEVAMCLKTLKATHAETGFMHESFHKDDPSRYTRPWFAWANSLFGEFVIQTADRFPGALG encoded by the coding sequence TTGCAGACACGACGACATTTTCTCAAAGCCGGCCTCGGGGCGGCGGCGCTGATCGCCGCCGGCCGCGAGCTGCCGCTGTTTGGGGCGGACGCCGTCCGCGCGCCGCAGTTCGCCTCCAAACGTCCCCCGCTCGGAGACCGCCGGTTTCAATCCGAGGCCGTCGAGCAGAAGATCGGTGAGATGCGCGGCCGGATCGCGGATCCCGAGCTGGCGTGGATGTTCGAGAACTGCTATCCGAACACCCTGGACACCGCCGTCAACTTCCAGGATGCCGGCGGCAATCCCGACACGTTCGTCATCACGGGCGATATCAACGCGATGTGGCTGCGCGACTCTTCCGCCGAAGTCTGGCCGTATCTGCCGCTCGCCAAAACCGACCTCAAGCTGCTGCGCCTGCTGCAAGGTGTGATCCTCCGCCAATCGCAGTGCATCCTGCTCGATCCTTATGCGAACGCTTTTCTGCAAGATCCCAATGAAAAAAGCGAGTGGCTGAGCGATTACACGATCATGAAGCCCGGCGTCCACGAGCACAAGTGGGAGATCGATTCCCTCTGCTATCCCATCCGACTGGCCTACGGATACTGGACCGCGACCGGCGACACAGCGCCGTTCGACGCCCAGTGGGAGCAGGCCATGGACAGCGTCGTGGCGACCTTCCGGGATCAGCAGCGCAAAGACGGGCGCGGCGGCTACTACTTCCAGCGGGACGGCGCTAAGCCCGGCCCGCAGGACCCGATCCCCGACTCGGCCTACGGTTCTCCGATCAAACCAAACGGCCTGATCTGCTCCCGCTTCCGGCCGTCGGACGACCCGACGACCTACCAATTCCTGATCCCATCCAACTTCTTCGCCATGGTGTCCCTGCGCCAGATGGCGACGATGCTGGACAAAGTCCGTCATAATCCCCAAAAGGCAGCCCAGGCAAACGATCTGGCGAACGAAATCGAGCACGCCCTGCGCAAGCACGCCACACAGAAACACCCAACGCGCGGCAAGGTCTACGCCTACGAGATGGACGGCCTCGGCCACTCGATTCTGACGGACGAAGCCACCAACACCCCCAGCCTGCTCTCGCTTCCGTATCTGGGCGCCTGTAAAACGTCCGACAAGACCTACCAGGCGACCCGTCGCCTCGTCTGGAGCAAGGACAACCCCTGGTTCTTCGAAGGAAAATACACGGGCGTCGGCGGCCCACACACCGGCCCGGACTTAATCTGGCCGATCGGCCTGATGATGTACGGCCTGACCAGCACATCGGAGTCCGAGGTCGCGATGTGCTTGAAAACCCTCAAGGCAACGCACGCGGAAACGGGATTCATGCACGAGTCGTTCCACAAAGACGACCCGAGCCGCTACACGCGCCCCTGGTTCGCCTGGGCCAACTCGCTCTTTGGGGAATTCGTGATCCAGACAGCGGACCGGTTCCCGGGGGCGCTGGGGTAA
- a CDS encoding GH92 family glycosyl hydrolase, with product MRKSRSLLHTPLRQALAFGLLLPAGTLHAAASDPVSYVNPNIGNMSQLLVPTFPTVSLPNAMMRIHPERPSYISDQIDGLPLLLPAHRGGQVFHISPVLDARTRLSPVIPYTYDLEKTLPYRYSVSLDEQDIDVAFAPARRSAIYTFAFGKPGLRYLVLSSGDGELKADGNVVTGFQRYGHASVYLYLVASAAPEKIGVLDNGTTRFGAASAAGRDAALVLSFGSSQARAAVRYGVSYISVDQAKKNLESETPDFDLDKTAAAGHKAWNDALGKIQVTGGSENEKTVFYTALYRTYERMVDVSEDGKYYSGFDGKVHDDNGVDFYNDDWSWDTHRADHPLGVLINPKQESQKIASYIRMAEQSPEGWLPTFPELSGDGHCMNGLYSAAIIWDAYNKGLRGFDLAAAYAHAKKTVLESTALPWVLGPANSIDAFYQVHGYYPALKPGEPETIPVVNRGERRQSVAITLAASYTDWCLAQMAKALGKKDDYAFFEKRSYNYRNLFNPATGFFHPKDESGAFIEPLDYKFSGGLGGRDYYDENNGWTYRWGVTHNIADVVDLMGGRAKFVENLDQLFREDLGDNRYTVYASFPDGTGNVGQFSMGNEPSMPIPYFYNYAGAPWKTQKRVRSLLDMWFRNDLQGVPGDEDGGGLSAFAAFSSLGFYPVTAGMPVYNIGSPIFTRSVMDLGDGKTFVVEAIHCSRDNKYIQSAKLNGVDWNKPWFRHSDIAKGGALVLVMGNRPNKDWGAAPEDAPPSEGPLAPAP from the coding sequence ATGAGAAAATCACGTTCACTTCTGCATACGCCGCTGCGCCAGGCCCTAGCATTTGGTCTGCTGCTGCCGGCGGGAACTCTTCACGCCGCCGCCAGCGATCCGGTTTCGTATGTAAATCCGAACATCGGCAACATGAGCCAGCTGCTGGTCCCGACGTTCCCGACGGTGTCCCTGCCGAACGCAATGATGCGGATCCATCCGGAGCGCCCGAGTTATATCTCCGACCAGATCGATGGATTGCCGCTTCTGCTGCCCGCGCATCGTGGCGGGCAAGTGTTTCATATCAGCCCGGTCTTGGACGCGCGGACGCGCTTGTCTCCAGTCATTCCGTATACCTACGATCTGGAGAAGACGCTGCCGTATCGATACTCGGTGTCTTTGGACGAGCAGGATATCGATGTGGCCTTTGCGCCGGCGCGACGGTCGGCCATCTATACGTTCGCGTTCGGCAAGCCAGGGCTGCGATATCTGGTGCTGAGCAGCGGCGACGGCGAGCTGAAGGCGGACGGGAATGTGGTGACGGGCTTCCAGCGCTACGGCCATGCGTCGGTCTATCTGTATCTGGTGGCGAGCGCCGCGCCGGAGAAGATCGGGGTGCTGGACAATGGGACCACGCGCTTTGGAGCGGCTTCGGCGGCGGGACGCGACGCGGCGCTGGTGCTGTCGTTCGGAAGCTCCCAGGCGCGCGCCGCCGTTCGGTACGGCGTCTCGTACATCAGCGTCGATCAGGCGAAGAAGAACCTGGAGAGCGAAACCCCGGACTTTGATCTGGACAAAACCGCCGCCGCCGGCCACAAGGCTTGGAATGACGCGCTGGGCAAGATCCAGGTAACCGGCGGCTCCGAGAACGAAAAGACCGTTTTCTACACGGCGCTCTATCGGACGTACGAGCGGATGGTGGACGTCTCTGAAGACGGCAAGTACTATAGCGGGTTCGACGGCAAGGTCCACGACGACAACGGCGTCGATTTCTACAACGACGACTGGAGCTGGGACACCCATCGCGCGGACCATCCGCTCGGCGTATTGATCAATCCCAAACAAGAATCGCAGAAGATCGCCTCGTACATCCGCATGGCCGAGCAGTCGCCCGAAGGCTGGCTGCCGACCTTTCCCGAGCTGAGCGGCGACGGGCACTGCATGAACGGTCTTTATAGCGCCGCCATTATCTGGGACGCTTATAACAAGGGCCTGCGCGGGTTCGATCTCGCGGCGGCCTACGCGCATGCGAAGAAGACCGTGCTGGAGTCGACCGCCCTGCCATGGGTGCTTGGCCCCGCCAATAGCATCGACGCGTTCTATCAGGTCCACGGGTATTACCCCGCGCTCAAACCCGGCGAGCCAGAGACCATCCCCGTCGTGAATCGCGGCGAGCGCCGGCAGTCGGTCGCGATCACCCTCGCGGCGAGCTACACCGACTGGTGCCTGGCGCAGATGGCGAAAGCGCTGGGCAAGAAGGACGACTACGCGTTCTTCGAAAAGCGCTCCTACAACTACCGCAATCTGTTCAATCCCGCGACGGGCTTCTTCCATCCGAAGGACGAATCGGGCGCGTTCATCGAACCGCTCGATTATAAGTTTTCGGGCGGACTGGGCGGACGCGATTACTACGACGAAAACAACGGCTGGACATACCGCTGGGGCGTCACGCACAACATCGCCGACGTGGTGGATCTGATGGGCGGGCGCGCCAAGTTTGTCGAAAACCTGGATCAGCTCTTTCGGGAGGATCTCGGCGACAACCGGTACACTGTCTACGCCAGCTTCCCGGACGGCACGGGCAATGTCGGCCAGTTCTCCATGGGGAACGAGCCGAGCATGCCCATTCCCTATTTTTACAACTACGCCGGCGCGCCCTGGAAGACGCAAAAGCGAGTCCGCTCACTCCTGGACATGTGGTTTCGAAACGACCTGCAGGGCGTCCCCGGCGACGAGGACGGCGGCGGTCTCTCCGCCTTCGCCGCGTTCTCATCCCTGGGCTTTTACCCCGTCACGGCGGGCATGCCGGTCTACAACATTGGCAGCCCGATATTCACACGCAGCGTGATGGACCTGGGCGATGGGAAAACATTCGTCGTGGAGGCGATCCATTGCTCCCGCGACAACAAGTATATTCAATCGGCGAAGCTCAATGGGGTAGACTGGAACAAGCCATGGTTCCGCCACAGCGACATCGCCAAGGGCGGCGCGCTGGTGCTGGTGATGGGAAATCGCCCGAACAAAGACTGGGGCGCCGCGCCGGAAGATGCGCCGCCGTCCGAAGGACCGCTCGCTCCGGCGCCGTAG
- a CDS encoding alpha/beta hydrolase, with protein MTKLNLLFLTGALAVLPMISTAPARAADAQTTAATAVWPGQPTDYHGYICHHLTVDGCEAVVVEPKTAAPGKPWIWRAMFWDAFPSVDLALLDKGFHLAYIEVGNTFGAPDAMAHWDPFYKLLTETYGLSQYPALEGLSRGGLYIYRWAAVNTDKVGCIYGDAAVCDFKNWPGGKNKGPGSPGDWAELMRDYHFNTEAEALAFKGNPIDILTPIAKAHIPIIHVYGDADTDCIPDDNTLIARGRYLKLGGAFFTVVKHGCAHHPHGLSNPTLAVDFIMANSGHKPPKKKTAAERSGEIVTLQPGEWQ; from the coding sequence ATGACGAAATTGAACCTCCTTTTTCTGACCGGAGCTCTGGCCGTGCTGCCCATGATTTCCACGGCGCCCGCGAGGGCGGCGGATGCGCAAACGACGGCGGCGACCGCCGTGTGGCCGGGACAGCCGACAGATTACCATGGCTACATTTGCCATCATTTGACCGTGGATGGCTGCGAAGCCGTGGTGGTTGAGCCGAAGACGGCGGCGCCGGGTAAGCCCTGGATCTGGCGCGCGATGTTTTGGGACGCCTTCCCAAGCGTCGATCTCGCGCTGCTGGACAAGGGCTTCCATCTGGCGTACATCGAAGTGGGGAACACCTTCGGCGCTCCCGACGCCATGGCGCACTGGGATCCGTTCTATAAGCTTCTCACCGAGACCTATGGTCTCTCCCAATATCCCGCGCTGGAAGGGCTGAGCCGGGGCGGACTGTATATCTATCGCTGGGCCGCCGTCAATACCGATAAGGTCGGATGCATCTACGGCGACGCCGCCGTGTGCGACTTCAAAAACTGGCCAGGCGGAAAAAACAAAGGCCCGGGCAGTCCCGGCGACTGGGCGGAGCTAATGCGTGACTACCATTTCAACACGGAAGCCGAAGCCCTCGCCTTCAAAGGCAACCCCATCGACATCTTGACGCCGATCGCCAAGGCGCACATCCCGATCATCCATGTCTACGGCGACGCCGATACCGACTGCATCCCGGACGACAACACGCTGATCGCCCGCGGCCGATATCTCAAACTCGGCGGCGCATTCTTCACGGTCGTCAAACATGGCTGCGCCCACCACCCGCATGGCCTCTCAAACCCCACGCTGGCTGTCGATTTCATCATGGCGAACTCTGGCCACAAGCCCCCAAAAAAGAAAACCGCCGCCGAGCGATCGGGAGAAATTGTGACTCTTCAGCCCGGCGAGTGGCAGTAA
- a CDS encoding 5'-nucleotidase C-terminal domain-containing protein yields MKNNPFRKTVILSLVGLGLTAAFAAAARSAQAKNETHGDAAKQGARSESNLAAKEKDTVHIAQPLVGEGASEHETNLGNLVADAIRQASHADIAFLPADEISETTIPVGDVKPAELAKALRYTNDPSDTIVVLDLTGAQILQAAERSVSHLPQPFPGFLQVSGLQVRYDPAQPVGKRVKLAGADSSEISSAKTYKVATTRTLAGGGLGYFKVWKKSDADDETKISVTKALTDYLTGRATLTATVEGRVAPLK; encoded by the coding sequence GTGAAGAATAACCCATTTCGGAAGACGGTGATCCTGTCCCTGGTCGGCCTCGGGCTGACGGCGGCGTTCGCCGCGGCCGCCCGCTCGGCGCAGGCGAAGAACGAAACACATGGAGACGCCGCCAAGCAAGGGGCGCGCAGCGAATCGAACCTCGCGGCGAAAGAAAAAGACACCGTCCATATCGCTCAGCCGCTCGTCGGCGAGGGCGCCTCCGAACACGAAACGAACCTCGGAAATCTGGTTGCCGACGCCATCCGACAGGCCAGCCACGCCGACATCGCCTTTCTTCCAGCGGACGAGATTTCGGAAACGACCATTCCGGTCGGCGACGTCAAACCCGCCGAGCTCGCCAAAGCCTTGCGCTACACCAACGACCCCAGCGACACAATCGTCGTGCTCGATTTGACAGGCGCGCAGATCCTCCAGGCGGCCGAGCGCTCCGTATCCCATCTCCCCCAGCCCTTCCCCGGCTTTCTTCAAGTCAGCGGCCTCCAGGTCCGCTACGATCCCGCCCAGCCCGTCGGCAAGCGCGTCAAGCTCGCCGGCGCGGACAGCTCCGAAATTTCCTCCGCCAAAACCTATAAAGTCGCCACCACCCGGACACTCGCCGGCGGCGGCCTCGGCTACTTCAAAGTGTGGAAGAAATCGGACGCCGACGACGAGACAAAAATCTCCGTCACCAAAGCCCTGACCGACTACCTCACCGGCCGCGCCACCCTCACCGCCACCGTCGAAGGCCGCGTCGCGCCGCTGAAGTAA
- the prfB gene encoding peptide chain release factor 2: MIDDVVKISEQIGARLDQLSGPLDLEGKRAQAAELEAMTAEEGFWDDPASAQEKMQRLNAIKESIAPWQAVRKRLEDVGTLLELAQLEDDPETYEAEATSELAAVTQTLDKLEIDTLLSGPHDGAPALLEINAGAGGDEANDWASMLLRMYLRWAESNGYKVEIVDEVEGDVAGIKSSTLRIEGKSAYGLLQGERGVHRLVRLSPFNANNKRQTSFASVDVVPEVEEVGEVDIPDKDIRRDVYRASGAGGQHVNKTSSAVRLTHLPTGIVVSCQNERSQTQNEAFATKVLKAKLLELARQENKASIDELRGERRGIEFGSQIRNYVFQPYTLVKDVRTGHETGDILRVMNGEFDDFIDAYLRWQHAQRNQKED; encoded by the coding sequence TTGATCGACGACGTCGTCAAAATAAGCGAGCAGATCGGCGCGCGGCTGGATCAGCTGAGCGGACCGCTGGATTTAGAAGGCAAGCGCGCGCAGGCGGCGGAGCTGGAGGCGATGACCGCCGAAGAAGGCTTCTGGGACGATCCTGCGTCCGCCCAGGAAAAGATGCAGCGCCTCAACGCGATCAAGGAAAGCATCGCGCCCTGGCAGGCCGTACGCAAGCGTCTGGAAGACGTCGGCACGCTGCTGGAGCTGGCGCAGCTCGAAGACGATCCCGAAACCTATGAGGCCGAGGCGACCTCCGAGCTTGCCGCCGTCACGCAGACGCTGGACAAGCTGGAGATCGACACTCTGCTCTCGGGTCCGCACGACGGCGCGCCGGCGCTGCTGGAAATCAACGCGGGCGCGGGCGGCGACGAGGCGAACGATTGGGCCTCCATGCTGCTGCGTATGTACCTGCGCTGGGCCGAGAGCAACGGATACAAAGTCGAGATCGTCGATGAAGTCGAAGGCGATGTCGCCGGCATCAAGAGCAGCACCCTGCGCATCGAAGGCAAAAGCGCCTACGGCCTTTTGCAGGGCGAGCGCGGCGTCCATCGACTGGTCCGATTGTCCCCCTTCAACGCCAACAACAAGCGTCAAACATCGTTCGCCTCCGTGGACGTCGTCCCGGAAGTCGAGGAAGTCGGCGAAGTCGATATTCCCGACAAGGATATCCGTCGCGATGTCTACCGAGCGTCCGGCGCCGGCGGCCAGCACGTCAACAAGACCAGTTCGGCGGTCCGCCTGACCCACCTTCCGACAGGCATCGTCGTTAGCTGCCAGAACGAGCGCAGCCAGACTCAGAACGAAGCCTTCGCCACCAAGGTCCTCAAGGCCAAGCTATTGGAGCTGGCGCGTCAAGAGAACAAAGCCAGCATCGACGAACTGCGCGGCGAGCGCCGAGGCATCGAGTTCGGCTCCCAGATCCGCAACTACGTCTTCCAGCCCTATACCCTCGTCAAGGATGTCCGCACCGGCCACGAAACCGGCGATATCCTGCGCGTCATGAACGGCGAATTCGACGACTTCATCGACGCCTACTTGCGCTGGCAGCACGCGCAGCGCAATCAAAAGGAAGATTAG
- a CDS encoding metallophosphoesterase family protein has translation MNKFTLALSMTSALCAIPAFAATTKPLPPIPTLFTTLAAPADPDHFTFVVSGDNRSTGHGYPMPPALNQICLEIGSVRPAFTLWTGDAIEGYGDTPAEANAEYDTFFASAALTQSPMFMAPGNHEFSLDSALLPIYQKRMGALYGSFDYGDSHFIALNTTPVLPDGKISAGGEIDAEQRAWLEADLKANASAKNTFIFLHHYVYGPPDTGSTIDTGFKSTEDRDSLHKLFVQNHVRAVFCGHNHIYWHAAHDGVDYYISGGAGAPLDASPEQGGYLHYVVFHVDGDKVTSEILQPWHLLTTYPQGDAKGLTTETAFVENTNNTEVPARGIVFHIAPPAAGASVTVSAKVSYKKGKIVPAQIVSTHPSADGKSLEVVVAATLPADRTTEVTISSISNR, from the coding sequence ATGAACAAATTCACACTCGCACTTTCCATGACCAGCGCTCTGTGCGCCATCCCGGCGTTCGCCGCGACCACCAAGCCGCTGCCGCCGATCCCGACGCTGTTCACGACGCTGGCCGCCCCCGCCGATCCCGACCACTTTACCTTCGTCGTCAGCGGCGATAACCGCTCGACGGGCCACGGCTATCCGATGCCGCCGGCTCTGAACCAGATCTGCCTGGAGATCGGCTCGGTCCGTCCGGCGTTCACGCTCTGGACCGGCGATGCGATCGAGGGCTACGGCGACACGCCGGCCGAGGCGAACGCCGAGTACGACACCTTCTTTGCCTCCGCCGCACTCACGCAATCGCCGATGTTCATGGCGCCGGGGAACCATGAGTTCAGTCTGGACTCCGCGCTGCTGCCGATCTACCAGAAGCGCATGGGCGCGCTGTACGGCTCCTTTGATTATGGCGACAGCCACTTCATCGCTCTCAACACGACCCCCGTGCTTCCGGACGGCAAGATCAGCGCCGGCGGCGAGATCGACGCCGAGCAGCGCGCATGGCTCGAAGCGGACCTAAAAGCGAACGCCTCGGCGAAGAATACATTCATCTTCCTGCACCACTACGTTTATGGCCCGCCCGACACGGGCTCGACCATCGACACGGGCTTCAAGAGCACCGAAGACCGGGATAGCCTGCACAAACTCTTCGTCCAGAACCATGTCCGCGCCGTCTTCTGCGGACACAACCACATTTACTGGCATGCCGCCCATGACGGCGTCGATTACTATATCTCCGGCGGCGCCGGCGCGCCGCTCGACGCCTCTCCGGAGCAGGGCGGCTACCTGCACTACGTCGTCTTCCACGTCGATGGCGACAAAGTCACGAGCGAAATCCTCCAGCCCTGGCATCTGCTGACAACGTATCCTCAAGGCGACGCCAAGGGTTTGACCACCGAAACCGCGTTTGTCGAGAACACCAACAACACGGAAGTCCCCGCGCGCGGCATCGTCTTCCACATCGCCCCGCCGGCCGCCGGCGCAAGCGTGACGGTTTCGGCGAAGGTCAGCTACAAAAAGGGCAAGATCGTCCCCGCCCAGATCGTCTCCACTCACCCGTCCGCGGACGGCAAAAGCCTGGAAGTCGTCGTCGCGGCAACGCTCCCGGCAGACCGGACGACTGAGGTTACGATAAGTTCCATCTCGAATCGCTAA
- a CDS encoding DUF1559 domain-containing protein: MMINRRMRSGFTLIELLVVIAIIAILAAILFPVFAQAREKARQTTCQSNLKGFMLAILQYNQDNDDCMPISVSNGAQIGSATAAAYPGVQQFGVHAQIMPYVKSVEVFHCPDDAGFSGGSGNASTVASGSHTMPIGTPVYQAWGTSYKFTKENLGLFPKGTPAFPADSAYSICGSGSQVGPPGPASTHTQNPPFPMPVSYFALPSQTRVMRCYVAPWDANPATVSGANPNYMHKGVDIMAFADGHVKTVISKQQYDSFCDGPTSSPLRNSDQPGYVAPGYGDGSCNSAGQERG, translated from the coding sequence ATGATGATTAATCGTCGGATGCGCTCCGGCTTCACGCTAATTGAACTGCTCGTTGTCATCGCCATTATCGCGATTCTCGCAGCTATCCTCTTCCCGGTTTTCGCCCAGGCTCGCGAGAAGGCTCGCCAGACCACCTGCCAGTCGAATTTGAAGGGCTTCATGCTCGCCATTCTCCAGTACAACCAGGACAATGACGACTGTATGCCGATCTCGGTCAGTAACGGCGCACAGATTGGCTCCGCGACAGCGGCTGCTTACCCCGGAGTTCAGCAGTTCGGAGTTCACGCTCAGATTATGCCGTACGTCAAAAGCGTCGAAGTATTCCATTGCCCCGACGACGCCGGCTTCTCTGGTGGTTCGGGCAACGCATCGACTGTGGCTTCTGGATCTCACACTATGCCGATCGGCACCCCCGTTTACCAAGCATGGGGAACGTCGTACAAGTTCACCAAGGAAAATCTAGGATTATTTCCTAAAGGCACCCCAGCTTTTCCGGCGGACTCCGCTTACTCTATTTGTGGCTCGGGCAGCCAAGTAGGCCCTCCCGGACCAGCGTCAACGCATACTCAAAATCCACCTTTCCCGATGCCGGTCAGCTACTTCGCGCTTCCCTCCCAGACGCGAGTGATGCGCTGCTATGTGGCTCCCTGGGATGCAAATCCCGCTACAGTTTCCGGCGCCAACCCTAACTACATGCATAAGGGCGTTGACATTATGGCGTTCGCCGACGGTCACGTCAAAACCGTCATCAGCAAGCAGCAGTATGACAGCTTCTGCGACGGCCCGACGTCATCCCCTCTGCGTAACAGCGACCAGCCTGGTTATGTAGCGCCAGGATATGGCGACGGCTCCTGCAACTCCGCCGGTCAAGAGCGCGGATAA
- a CDS encoding type II secretion system protein → MHDKKRAFTLIEILVVIGIICLVAAILFPVFAQAREKARCSACFGNYRQIGVAVHLYAQDADGLTPPDGGSFSGLISDCRPYINTPAVFACPDDYDRAKEGRSGSYRMATLYQGLPLSCGWQDPYAAGHAAQPSSTVLTYEAEQDFAQSPITPTYRHHGGAQILYFDAHCHWIPQGKNAADSDD, encoded by the coding sequence ATGCATGACAAAAAACGCGCTTTTACTTTGATCGAGATCCTCGTCGTGATCGGCATTATCTGCCTCGTCGCCGCGATTTTATTCCCCGTCTTCGCGCAGGCGCGGGAAAAAGCGCGCTGTTCGGCGTGCTTTGGCAATTATCGTCAGATCGGAGTCGCGGTCCATCTGTACGCCCAGGACGCCGACGGACTTACGCCCCCCGACGGCGGCTCCTTCAGCGGGCTGATCTCCGACTGCCGTCCTTATATCAACACTCCTGCGGTGTTTGCCTGCCCCGACGATTACGACCGCGCGAAAGAAGGGCGTTCGGGATCGTATCGAATGGCGACCCTCTATCAAGGGCTGCCGCTCAGCTGCGGCTGGCAAGATCCCTACGCCGCCGGCCACGCCGCGCAGCCGTCCAGCACCGTACTGACCTACGAAGCCGAACAGGACTTCGCGCAGTCGCCGATCACGCCTACTTATCGGCATCACGGCGGCGCGCAGATCCTCTACTTCGACGCGCACTGCCACTGGATCCCGCAGGGGAAGAACGCCGCCGATAGCGACGATTAA
- a CDS encoding Clp protease N-terminal domain-containing protein, producing the protein MWQRFSEGARKTVFFAQEEAAELGQIFVAPEHLLLGLLRERETSAGRLLRAVGADPGVVRDSLLQQSIRGDEQRGDKQLTPRAKRVIDLAYEAATDLQDDYIGTEHLLLGVLRENESMAAKVLNAHGVLYGVVLAKIREMRGSGEMDQSPRLPTPPSTAMMNGDNAVPQVVTAFLQMAITQRAERIQWKLGEDVGVSITIGDETQPLASLPGHLSDHIRYYFEAWARLSGAGDLAASRHPVRLAFFYQGRDYDFHMTEEEGGVLALTVTPI; encoded by the coding sequence ATGTGGCAGCGGTTCAGTGAGGGCGCGCGCAAGACCGTCTTCTTCGCTCAGGAAGAAGCGGCTGAGTTAGGACAAATCTTCGTCGCTCCCGAGCATCTTTTGCTCGGATTGCTTCGAGAACGGGAGACCAGCGCCGGACGGCTTTTGAGAGCGGTCGGCGCCGATCCCGGCGTTGTGCGAGACTCGCTGCTGCAGCAGTCGATCCGAGGCGATGAACAAAGGGGAGATAAGCAGCTGACCCCGCGCGCCAAGCGCGTGATCGATTTGGCCTATGAAGCCGCGACGGATCTTCAGGACGACTATATCGGCACGGAGCACTTGCTGCTGGGAGTGCTCCGCGAGAATGAATCGATGGCCGCGAAGGTCCTGAACGCTCATGGCGTCCTGTATGGCGTGGTGCTCGCGAAAATTCGGGAAATGCGAGGAAGCGGAGAGATGGATCAATCTCCACGCTTACCCACTCCGCCGTCCACGGCGATGATGAACGGGGACAACGCCGTGCCGCAGGTCGTAACGGCGTTTCTTCAGATGGCCATCACGCAAAGAGCCGAGCGGATCCAATGGAAGCTGGGTGAGGATGTGGGCGTCTCCATCACGATTGGCGATGAGACGCAGCCGCTGGCGTCACTCCCCGGACATTTGTCGGATCACATTCGCTACTATTTTGAGGCTTGGGCCCGACTCAGCGGCGCGGGCGATCTTGCCGCCAGTCGTCACCCTGTCCGTCTCGCATTTTTCTATCAAGGCCGCGACTATGATTTTCACATGACGGAGGAAGAGGGCGGAGTGCTGGCGCTGACAGTCACACCCATTTGA
- a CDS encoding tetratricopeptide repeat protein — protein MRFHLHRRPITETILLSESLTSEDCGALWVLQKAKGRVDILEAAVERWPSNRGLRIALASLLQKKRKYALAAAHWRHMVTLSPAIAEGNDSDQKTMALLMLGDCLYQSGDRSGAAAEWSKAREAGDSPLAMAAERRLRKVREYSRL, from the coding sequence ATGAGATTCCATCTTCACCGCCGGCCGATCACGGAAACGATCCTGCTTAGCGAATCCCTCACGTCAGAGGACTGTGGAGCGCTATGGGTTCTCCAAAAGGCGAAAGGGAGGGTCGATATCCTGGAAGCCGCCGTGGAAAGATGGCCAAGTAATCGCGGCTTACGGATCGCCCTCGCCTCGCTTCTTCAGAAAAAGCGCAAGTACGCCCTGGCCGCCGCCCACTGGCGTCACATGGTCACCCTTTCACCCGCCATTGCCGAGGGAAATGACAGCGATCAGAAAACGATGGCGCTGCTGATGCTGGGAGACTGTCTCTACCAGTCGGGAGATCGCTCTGGGGCCGCCGCCGAATGGAGCAAGGCGCGAGAGGCCGGCGATTCCCCTTTGGCAATGGCTGCGGAGAGGCGTCTGAGGAAAGTCAGAGAATACTCCAGACTTTAG